DNA from Variovorax sp. PBL-H6:
CCCCGGCCAGCGCACTCACCACCTTCACGAACTCGAATTTCGTGAACTTGCCGTCGACTGGCGTACAAGGCAACGGCAACGCGCCGGGAACCTTCGCCATCTCTCTGTTCAATTCCAGCTTCTCGCGCATGCTGAATCTGGAAATCTCTGCGCTCGAAGCAGACGGCAAGGGCAAGGTGGTGTCCAGCCCCCGCGTTGTGACTGCAGACCAGACCAAGGCTTTGATCGAGCAGGGCACGGAGTTGCCCTACCAGGTTGCGACCTCCAGCGGCGCCACCTCGATCGCCTTCCGCAAGGCCAACCTGAAGCTCGAGGTCACACCGCAGATCACGCCCGAGGGCAACATCATCCTGACGCTGGACGTCAACAAGGACACGGTCGGCCAGGCGACGACGGCAGGCTTTGCCATCAACACCAAGCACGTGCAGACCGAAGTGCTGGTCGAGAACGGCGGCACGGTGGTCATCGGTGGTATCTTCGAACTCACCGAAACCAACGATGAATCGCGCGTGCCGGTGCTCGGTGAAGTGCCCTATGTCGGGGCGCTGTTCCGCACACGCAATCGCGTTGCCAACAAGACCGAAATGCTCGTCTTTATCACCCCGAAGATGATTACCGACCGGAACGCCGCGCGCTAAGGCGCGTGCGCGTTCGCAGCACCGCGTGTCGGTCGCACTCGTCGGCTTGCCCGGCGCCGGAAAATCCGCGGTGGGCCGGCGTCTCGGGCAGCGTCTCCATCTGCCTTTCGTCGACAGTGATGAGCTGATCGAGCGCCGCATCGGCTGTTCCATCCGGGACTACTTCGAACGCGAGGGCGAGCAGAGTTTTCGCGACCTCGAACAAAGCGTGATCGCTGATCTCGCGGCCTCGCCTCGCGGCGTCCTGTCCACCGGCGGCGGCTCCGTGCTGCGGGAGGCCAACCGGGTCCAACTGCGCTCCCACTTCCATGTGATCTACCTGCGCTCCTCGCCCGAGGACCTGTTCAGGCGCCTGCGGCACGACGTCAAGCGGCCGCTGCTGCAGGTGGCCGACCCGCTGGGTCGGTTGCACGAACTCTACAGTGCACGCGACCCACTCTACCGCGAGACGGCTCATGATGTTGTCGAGACCGGCCGGCCTTCGGTCGCGATGCTGGTGAACATCATCGTGATGCAGTTGGAGCTCGCCGGCGTGATATCCCCGGGCTCCCGAAGCGATCCGCAGGGCTGAGCCTGGACCCGGCGCCATGCGCCTAAACTCGGAGCCATGCCAGTGTCCGCCTCCCCCGAATGCGTCGAAATTCAGCTCGGCGAGCGCAGCTATCCGATCTTGATCGGCAGTGAGCTGCTCCGCCAGCCCGGGAGCTTCGACGCCGTGCCTGCAGCCGCCGCGGCGCTGATCGTCACGAACACCACCGTCGCGCCGCTCTATGGCGAGCGGCTGCGCAACGCCTTGGCCAGCCGCTTCCGAGCCGTGCACCTGCTGGAACTTCCCGATGGCGAGGCGCACAAGGATTGGCCCACACTCAACCTGATTTTCGATGCCCTGTTGCGCCATGGCTGCGACCGCAAGACGGTGCTCGTCGCCCTCGGCGGCGGGGTGGTGGGCGACATGACCGGATTTGCCGCTGCCAGTTACATGCGAGGCGTGCCCTACGTGCAGGTGCCGACCACCTTGCTCGCCCAGGTCGATTCGTCGGTCGGCGGCAAGACAGCGATCAACCATCCGCTCGGCAAGAACATGATCGGCGCCTTCTACCAGCCGCGCCTCGTTCTGTGCGATCTCTCCACGCTCGCCACGCTGCCGCGGCGGGAGCTCAGTGCGGGGCTGGCCGAGATCATCAAGTACGGGCCGATCTACGACATGCGCTTCTTCGACTGGATTGAAGCGAACATCGAAGCGCTGGTGGCGCGAGACCCGGCCGCGCTGGCCCACGCGGTCCGGCGCAGCTGCGAGATCAAGGCCGCGGTCGTGGGGCTGGACGAGCGAGAGACCGGCTTGCGGGCGATCCTGAATTTCGGCCATACCTTCGGTCATGCCATCGAGGCGGGTCTGGGCTACGGTCGCTGGCTGCACGGCGAGGCGGTCGGCTGCGGCATGGTCCTGGCCGCCGAGCTGTCGCAGCGACTGGGCGGCACCGATGCGGCGTTTGTCGCGCGGCTGTCTGCGCTGATCAAGCGGGCAGGGCTGCCGGTAGTCGCCCCCTCGCTGGGCGCGGATCGATACCTCGAGCTGATGCGCATCGACAAGAAGTCGGAAGCGGGCGAGATCCGTTTCGTGGTGATCGACAAGCCAGGCTCGGCCGTCGTGCGCAGCGCCCCCGACGCCCTCGTGCGCGAGGTGTTGGCACAGCGCTGTGAGGCCTGAATCGCAGGCCGGGGCGACAATGAGCCTGGCACCCCACGCCAGTCATCCGGCGCAGTCCCGCGGCCGGCGCCATGCCGAGGCCCCGGCTCCGACGCGCGATGCGTTCCAACGCGATCGTGACCGCATCGTGCATTCCACGGCCTTCCGGCGGCTCGTCTACAAGACGCAGGTCTTCCTCAATCACGAGGGCGATCTTTTCCGCACCCGGCTGACCCACTCGCTCGAAGTTGCGCAACTGGGCCGATCGATCGCGCGCTCACTGCGGCTCAACGAAGACCTGGTGGAGGCTATTGCCCTTGCGCACGACCTGGGCCACACCCCCTTCGGCCATGCCGGGCAAGATGCGCTCGATGCCTGCATGGAGGCGCATGGCGGCTTCGAGCACAACCTGCAGAGCCTGCGGGTGGTGGATGCGCTCGAGGATCGTTATCCGCAGTACGACGGACTCAACCTGAGCTTTGAGACGCGGGAGGGCATCCTCAAGCATTGCTCCCGCGCCAACGCCGAGCGCCTGGAGGCCACGGAGCCCGGCGGAGTGGGGCGGCGCTTCCTCGATCGTGCGCAGCCGAGCCTCGAGGCTCAGCTGTGCAACCTTGCGGACGAGATCGCCTACAACGCGCACGACATCGACGATGGCGTGCGTTCAGGCCTCATCGGCCTCGAGCGCCTGGGCGAGGTGGC
Protein-coding regions in this window:
- a CDS encoding deoxyguanosinetriphosphate triphosphohydrolase — encoded protein: MSLAPHASHPAQSRGRRHAEAPAPTRDAFQRDRDRIVHSTAFRRLVYKTQVFLNHEGDLFRTRLTHSLEVAQLGRSIARSLRLNEDLVEAIALAHDLGHTPFGHAGQDALDACMEAHGGFEHNLQSLRVVDALEDRYPQYDGLNLSFETREGILKHCSRANAERLEATEPGGVGRRFLDRAQPSLEAQLCNLADEIAYNAHDIDDGVRSGLIGLERLGEVALFSQYLRETLEEHPNLQGRRVLYEAIRRMLSAQVYDVIDATRGALAAAAPGDADGVRRAAPLVLFSETMRTQSTELKQFLFRNLYRHPRVMQTTSRAKEVVRALFAAYIDDVKQMPASYAQRDDRHRAVADYIAGMTDRFAIREYERLTGRQWDQ
- a CDS encoding shikimate kinase, translated to MSVALVGLPGAGKSAVGRRLGQRLHLPFVDSDELIERRIGCSIRDYFEREGEQSFRDLEQSVIADLAASPRGVLSTGGGSVLREANRVQLRSHFHVIYLRSSPEDLFRRLRHDVKRPLLQVADPLGRLHELYSARDPLYRETAHDVVETGRPSVAMLVNIIVMQLELAGVISPGSRSDPQG
- the aroB gene encoding 3-dehydroquinate synthase, producing MPVSASPECVEIQLGERSYPILIGSELLRQPGSFDAVPAAAAALIVTNTTVAPLYGERLRNALASRFRAVHLLELPDGEAHKDWPTLNLIFDALLRHGCDRKTVLVALGGGVVGDMTGFAAASYMRGVPYVQVPTTLLAQVDSSVGGKTAINHPLGKNMIGAFYQPRLVLCDLSTLATLPRRELSAGLAEIIKYGPIYDMRFFDWIEANIEALVARDPAALAHAVRRSCEIKAAVVGLDERETGLRAILNFGHTFGHAIEAGLGYGRWLHGEAVGCGMVLAAELSQRLGGTDAAFVARLSALIKRAGLPVVAPSLGADRYLELMRIDKKSEAGEIRFVVIDKPGSAVVRSAPDALVREVLAQRCEA